The proteins below come from a single Vigna radiata var. radiata cultivar VC1973A unplaced genomic scaffold, Vradiata_ver6 scaffold_304, whole genome shotgun sequence genomic window:
- the LOC106754903 gene encoding uncharacterized protein LOC106754903 codes for MAFRTGCDAIWCRGFSLSLEGEALEWFDALPNGSIGDFKSLGDMFKNQFAACRTQDSMVVDLMNLKQGKDESLKVFMDRYQKTVRQVRGLSVELALQYVMPALRPNPFKDSVCRTPPKTMEELRQRAADEMLVEEMKQNYQREAQEAKAERTDRKREG; via the coding sequence ATGGCTTTCCGTACCGGATGCGACGCCATTTGGTGTCGGGGGTTCTCCCTGTCCCTCGAAGGGGAAGCTTTGGAATGGTTCGATGCACTTCCGAACGGTTCCATCGGAGATTTCAAAAGTCTAGGCGATATGTTTAAGAATCAGTTTGCAGCATGTCGCACACAAGATAGTATGGTGGTTGACTTGATGAACTTAAAACAAGGTAAGGACGAATCGCTTAAGGTCTTCATGGATCGATATCAGAAGACGGTGCGGCAAGTCAGAGGCCTTAGCGTTGAGCTAGCCCTTCAATATGTGATGCCCGCCCTGAGGCCGAACCCATTCAAGGATAGCGTCTGCCGCACCCCACCCAAAACCATGGAGGAACTGCGCCAGCGAGCCGCAGATGAGATGCTGGTGgaagaaatgaaacaaaattatcagCGAGAAGCACAGGAGGCGAAGGCGGAACGAACGGACAGAAAGCGAGAGGGTTAG